A window of bacterium genomic DNA:
CCGTACCTGGAGCGACTGGCGGCGCGCGTGGCCGCGGGCGAGACCGGCGCCGACTCCCAACTGACCTTCCTTAAAAGCGACCGCGCCGACGGCCCCGCGCTGCTGGCCGAGCTCGAGCGCAAATTCGCCGAAGGAATTTAAATGGCGACGAAGAACGGCGGCCGGCGTTATTTCAGCTTCGTGCTCCACGGCCACCTGCCGTACGTCCTGGGGCACGGCGGCTGGCCCCACGGGACGGACTGGCTCTTCGAGGCCGCGTGCGAGACCTACCTCCCGCTCATCCGAACGTTCCGCCAACTCCTGGACGAGGGAATAAAAGGCCGCGTCACGATGGGCGTCACGCCCGTCCTGGCGGAGCAGCTCGCCGACCCGGCGTTCGCCGCCGGCCTGGGCGACTACCTCGAAATTAAAATTCGCGCCGCCCACGACGACGCCGCGGCCTTCCACGCCGCCGGCCAACTCGAGCTGGCCGCGCTCGCCGACTCGTGGCGCGACTTCTACGGCGCCGTCCGGCTCGAGTTTACGGAGGCGCTCGGCGGCGACGTAATCGGCGCGTTCCGCGCGCTGCAAGACGAGGGCGCGCTCGAGCTCGTTACCTGCGCCGCGACCCACGCCTACCTCCCCCTCCTGGGCCGCGAGGAATCCATAGGATTGCAGCTCCGCGCCGGCGTGAACTCCCACCGCCGGCACTTCGGCCGCGCGCCCGCCGGCGTCTGGCTGCCGGAGTGCGCTTACCGCCCGGCCTACGAGTGGCGTTACCCGCTGAAGCCCTGGTCGGCGCGCCCGGCCCGTCCCCGCCCCGGCCTGGAGGAACCGCTTTCTCGCGCGGGCCTGAAGTACTTCTTCGTCGACACCCACCTGCTTACGGGCGGCGAAACGCTGGGCGTATACGCGGCGCGGTTCGAGGCGCTGCGGCGGATATACGAACAGATGGTAGCGGGGGCCGAGCCGTCGACGCCGGGGGCCGACCTCACGTCGCACCGGCCGTACTACGTCGGCGCCGCGGACCCGGCCGTGGCCTGTTTCGTGCGCGACGCGGAGACCGGCCTCGTCGTCTGGTCCGGCGAGCACGGCTACCCGGGCGACGGCTGGTATCTGGACTTCCACAAGAAGCATTTCCCCGGCGGCCTGCGTTACTGGCGCGTTACCGCCGCCGCGGCCGGTATGGACGCCAAGGAACCGTACCGCCCGGGCGAGGTGCCGGCGCGTATAACCGAGAACGCGGACCACTTCGCCTCG
This region includes:
- a CDS encoding 1,4-alpha-glucan branching protein domain-containing protein, giving the protein MATKNGGRRYFSFVLHGHLPYVLGHGGWPHGTDWLFEAACETYLPLIRTFRQLLDEGIKGRVTMGVTPVLAEQLADPAFAAGLGDYLEIKIRAAHDDAAAFHAAGQLELAALADSWRDFYGAVRLEFTEALGGDVIGAFRALQDEGALELVTCAATHAYLPLLGREESIGLQLRAGVNSHRRHFGRAPAGVWLPECAYRPAYEWRYPLKPWSARPARPRPGLEEPLSRAGLKYFFVDTHLLTGGETLGVYAARFEALRRIYEQMVAGAEPSTPGADLTSHRPYYVGAADPAVACFVRDAETGLVVWSGEHGYPGDGWYLDFHKKHFPGGLRYWRVTAAAAGMDAKEPYRPGEVPARITENADHFASLVRELLSRDSAPSPMLAAPYDAELFGHWWHEGPAWLGEVLRRLDAAPDVELATCGEYLEGFPPDVDVALPEGSWGEGGFHGIWLNPDTEWSWRLIYELEDKLVEQAAAGRSPPGERLFEQALREFMLLAASDWQFLITTGTARDYAESRIRGHYESARRLLEILGREREGAPPSPDEMDYLAGLEEGDRLFPDLKAAWFAPL